Proteins found in one Sorghum bicolor cultivar BTx623 chromosome 1, Sorghum_bicolor_NCBIv3, whole genome shotgun sequence genomic segment:
- the LOC8065799 gene encoding microtubule-associated protein RP/EB family member 1C produces the protein MAASNIGMMDGAYFVGRNEILAWINTTLQLGLSKVEEAASGAVACQLMDAAHPGAVPMHKVNFDAKTEYEMIQNYKVLQDVFNKLKITKHIEVNKLIKARPLDNLEFMQWLKRYCDSVNGGFMTNYNASERRESSKGGKDTNRRASVPSHTPAKSATTGHKAQTSHGAKRASGQTASAPPPRSAKPSPAANSGGPAPAYDEQITELKLLVDSLEKERDFYFTKLRDIEMLSQNPEVEHVSVQTIQNILYASEEDAQQLPPALSPIMEASEERPKQEMANKRKSISDLDEFGMSSSSRQRLSDISDVQLCGSPLTSFS, from the exons ATGGCGGCGAGCAACATCGGGATGATGGACGGCGCCTACTTCGTCGGGCGCAACGAGATCCTCGCGTGGATCAACACCACGCTGCAGCTCGGCCTCTCCAAGGTGGAGGAG GCTGCGTCGGGCGCGGTTGCGTGCCAATTGATGGACGCGGCTCATCCTGGTGCCGTGCCGATGCATAAGGTGAACTTCGACGCCAAGACGGAGTACGAGATGATCCAGAACTATAAGGTGCTGCAGGATGTGTTCAACAAACTCAAGATCACTAAG CACATTGAGGTGAACAAACTTATCAAAGCAAGACCCCTTGACAATCTGGAGTTCATGCAATGGCTTAAACGATACTGTGATTCTGTGAATGGTGGCTTCAtgaccaa CTACAATGCTTCTGAGAGAAGGGAAAGCAGCAAAGGGGGAAAGGATACCAACAGAAGGGCATCGGTGCCCTCTCACACCCCGGCCAAGTCTGCAACCACAGGTCACAAGGCTCAAACTTCACATGGTGCTAAGCGGGCAAGTGGGCAGACGGCTAGTGCACCACCACCACGCAGTGCTAAGCCGTCACCTGCCGCCAACTCTGGTGGACCAGCACCAGCTTATGATGAACAA ATAACTGAGCTGAAGCTCCTTGTTGATAGCCTGGAGAAGGAGAGAGATTTCTACTTCACCAAGCTGCGGGACATTGAGATGCTGTCCCAGAACCCTGAGGTTGAGCACGTTTCG GTCCAAACTATCCAGAACATACTCTACGCATCAGAGGAGGACGCTCAGCAGCTGCCTCCGGCCCTGAGCCCCATCATGGAGGCGTCCGAGGAGAGGCCGAAGCAAGAGATGGCGAACAAGAGGAAGAGCATCTCGGACCTGGACGAGTTTGGTATGTCATCCAGCTCAAGGCAGAGGCTCTCCGACATCTCGGACGTGCAGCTGTGCGGTTCGCCACTGACGAGTTTCAGCTGA